TTAAAAGAAGTGCTTGCGCAAGCCTGAGAAAAACCTAAGCTTGGTTTTTGAATTACTATTTGTGCATGCACAGTTTCGGCTAAAAAAAGCACAGAAAAAACAAGAATGTTAAAAAAAGTAAAGTTCTTCATGCATGCAATATAGTTTTCTTTTTTCTTTTATAAATAAAACTTCTAGAAATTTCTATTATTATAAACAAATGTTGATTAGTGAAGATTATTTTTAAATTCTTCAATCACAACAGAACGTATACAAATTAAAAATAACTAGAAGTTTTATAAACTTTATTAAAGTAAATTGTTTTGTGTTTAACTTATCAATTTATTTCCTAATTTTCTTTAGCATAAACGCCATCTTTAGATGCAATTATTTTATTAATTCGCAATCTAAAATCTGGTCTTTTTTCATTCGAGAAATCAATAAATGTTTCCGCATTATTACTTCTAGAATATACATTGAAAAAGGCACTATTACCATACCAATTTTCTAAATCTTCATTATTGGAATCGTTTTCAACAAAAATATTTCCTTTGCAATTATTGAAATACATATTGGCAAATTTAATTTTATCTAAGTTTTCTTGATTAATAATGATAGTGTTTTGTAAAAATACCGCTGGGTTAAAGCCAGAAATAACACTTTTATTTAAATCTAAACTAGTATTTTGACCTATATAAACGGCTTCTTTAACCAAGCCTTTATCTATATCAGATTGTAAGTTTTCGCTATCGTTTAAAAATGTTAAATTTTTCGCAGCTACCTTTGTTCCTTTTTTACTAAAGTCTACTTCTTCCTTTTTATTATAGGAAGCAAGATGTAAACATCTGGCACCAGAACTACTAGATACATATGGAGATCTAATAGCTAAAGAATTATCTATTTTACATTGTGCTCCATAATTAAATTTAAAATCGCTGTTGTTGGCTCTGTAGGACACTAATTTATTTAAACAAACATCGCCGCCCAAAACTTCAAAAGAATTACCTCCTGAATAGCTTACCATAACGTTTTCTATGGTAGTTTTATTCCCAACACTAGCTAACAGTAAGCCACTGTAATAATCATCGTTTTTAATTCTTTTACCAGAAAATTCAATTCTAACAAATTTTAAAACACCCGAGTTACTTTCCGCATTTTCACCACCATAATTAGTGTAACCATAAGAAGATGGCGCCAAGTCACTATAATAAGAAGCTACCGACCCATTTCCAAATTTATTTGTAGAAGCATCTCCTATTATAATTAATCCACCCCAATCACCTGATCTTTTAACACCTCTATTTGATGTAAAAATAATAGGGTCTGTTTCTAAACCCTCGGCCATGATTTTCGCCCCTTTAGTAATGGTTAAAGATGCTTTTGAAGCAAAATCACCAATAATAACGGTTCCAGCCTCTATAGTAAGCGTCGCGTTATTTGTTACAAAAACATTTCCCAACAACATATATGTTTCTCTCTTAAGGAGTCTGGTATCTTTATCAATATTACCAGTTAATATTTGTGTAGGCTCTTCTGTCTGTTTCTGATTTGGTTTAAATTCAGTCCAGTTATACAACCAATTGTTAGCACCTATAATTCCTTTTTCCTGTTGTGCATAAACATTCCCTAATACAAAGAGAAGTATGAATGTTATTTGAGTTAAGTTTTTCATAGTTATATTTTTTGTGTTTTAAAAACCAAATAAGATTTTTCAACGAATTAATTCTCAAATCTATAAAAAAAACCTATGAAATACCAAATATTTCGGCAAAATACATCAAATTAAGTCGATTTATGCACAAAAAAAATCGATGAAATACACTTTTATAAGATATAATACATATTTTCTGACAAAAGTATGAACTTATAATGATTTTTATTGTGAGACTATTAAAATTGAAATTTTGGGATTCCTAGAAAAAAATAATCAATCTATAAAAGATTGATTATTTTTTAAATTGTAATTAATTTATTAGTTGGTTTATTATCTAGATAGTAGTTGTCTTTGCATTCATTTAATTATAATTACTATATGAATGAATCGATTTCATAATATCTTCATAGAATACAATTGCTGATATTAATTTACTAGTATCTGAATAAGGCAAAATCTTTTTATGAAATTCAGTGGTAGCCTCAAAGTATTCATTTGTAGCCTCAAACTGATTATCTAATATTTTTCTATTATCATTGTCATTAGGAATTCCTAAACTAGTCATGGTAACACCTGGCTTTGTAGCAAACGCTATATATGGTAATGTTTTTATTAAAACTTCAATACGTTCCATATAAAGTGCTATCAACTCACCTTTTTGCATACGCTCTAATTCTTCCTTATTATGATACTTTTTTATAGCTACTTTTTCACTAATAATACTTTTAGCATCATTGCTTTTTTGAGCAAAACTAACGCCTGTCATTAAAAATAAAACAACACTAAATAGGATAATTTTTGTTTTCATATTTGCGATTTATGGATTTAAAAGACAAATATATGCAATTAAACGTGAAAAACAAGCGTTTTGTCGAATTTTTTAACATAATCTTTAGATTTCGTGTTTTTGATAATACAAACAACTTACAAGCGGATGCTATATTTGCTTTATTTAATGTCAAATATTTAATAGCAATACATAGTAAAAACGTAATTTATCAATATTTAAAGTATTAATTCCCTATTTTATTTATTTTTGGCATTACTATTGAAATAGTACCCAAATAAACCAAACGTAAAAACCATGATTAAAACATTACTATCTACATTACTATTAGCATGCATCCTATCATCTTGCAGTACTAGTAAACAAATTGAAAAATCATTGAGTGCTGGAAACTACGACCAGGCCATTCATGATGCCATTGGTAAATTACGCACCAATAAGGATAAAAAAGGAAAAGCCGATTTTATCGCCATGCTTCAAGAAGCCTACAACAAAGCTAACGAACGTGACTTAACCGATATTAACTTCCTTAAAAAGGACAATAACCCAGAAAATTATTTGCGTATTTACGATATGTATGTGGGTTTAAATAATCGTCAAGAACTTATTAAACCCATTTTACCCCTTTCTATTAATGGAAAAACGGTGAAATTTAATTTAACCGATTATTCCAGCGACATCATTAAGTTTAAAAATGATGCGTCTTTACAAATTTACAATAATGCCACAGCTCTTTTAAAATCTAAAAACAAATTGGATGCTAGACAAGCATTCGCTATGTTTCAAGATATTGAAGACATTAACCCGAATTACAAAGATGTGCGCAACCTTTTGGAAGTAGCACATACTAAAGGTATTGATTTTGTGTTGGTTGATATGATTAACGATACCCGAAAAACCATCCCAAAACGACTGGAAGACGATTTATTGAACTTTAGCACCTACGGACTTAACAATTTATGGACCGTTTACCACAACACCCGTGTTAAAGAAGTTCATTACGATTACAACATGCGTGTTAATTTAAGAGATATTAATTTATCGCCGGAACAAATTAAGGAACGTCAAATTATTAAAGAAAAACAAGTGGCCGATGGTAAAAAAAATTTACTAGACAGTCGTGGTAAAAAAGTAAAAGACAGCCTTGGTAACGCTGTTCAGGTGGACAGAATGGTAACTGTACGTTGCGAATATTACGAAAGCACCCAATTTAAATCGGCACAGGTAACGGGTAATGTGGAGTATATTAACTTAAAAAACAAGCAATTAGTTGATGCGTTTCCTATAAGTAGTGAATTTGTATTTCAACATGTTTTTGCAAGTTCACAAGGAGATAGACGCGCTTTAGAAACCACATTGTTACCGTTTTTAAATAACCGACGTGTGCCCTTCCCTACCGAAGAACAAATGATTTACGACACCGGCGAAGATTTAAAACTGCAACTCAAACAGATTATAAATTCTTATAACCCGACGAGGTAGAATAATAAAAAAACCTCTAAATATTAATTTAGAGGTTTTTTTATTTATGATGCGTTTCAATTATATTAAGTTTATTTGTGGAACTGACATCATCTACTTAATTTATTTTCCTCTGTTTCTTTCATCATAAAAATGATCAAGATGATATTTTGTAAATTCTTTATTTATTAGATATTCCTTGTGGATTGATAATTCTCCTTCCAACCCAATTAATGTATAGTCATCTAATATTGAAAAGCCTCCATAATCAAACATTACATGATGATTTGGACAAAGACACAAAAGATTATTTTTAGAGTCAGGTCCGTTATGAGGAACTCCTAACGGTTTTATATGAGCAGCTTCAGCATAAAATCCAGATGAAGTTTCTATTTGTATATTACAAACTTGACATTTATAATTATAAAGAGTTTTAATTGATCTAGATAGTTCCGTATCCCGTACTATCCTCTGAACTCTTGTTTCAATTCTTTTTGTTGATTTGTATTCGTCTTGTTCTTCTTGTAGAACATTTGACTGATTTTTTTAAATTATGGTCAATTTTTCTAAGTCTAAATCTCTAAACAACAAATCCACTTCTTCCAATTTCTTTCCAATAATCTTCAACTCTAAAAAGACCATCATAACTGTAACCATCCTTTGGAGCATATTCGGATTTTTTATACATACCTCGAATAACACGGACAGGAAGTCCATTTTTACAACTTTCAGCAAGAGTCAAATTACCTCTAACCAATTCTTGGTTTGTAACTTGTTTGCCTGATGATTGGTCACGCCCACCATGTCCTGTATAAATTATAATATCTCCATAATCTTCGTCATCTTCATAACCTCCTGACACTACAATAGAGTCAGCACCTTCAATTTGACTTCCACTAATTCCTGCCTGAACAGGTTTGTGTACTTTACTAAATGAAAGTTCTAGTCTATTTTTGAACTTTTAACCTTCAAAGGTGTTTTCTATTTTACCAAAAATCCTCATTTTGTTTTGTTATTATTACTTGGCAGAACGTTCTTTTATAATCTATATCATTCAATAATCAAATTTAGAATTTTCCCACCAAAATTTTAAAAAAACAAATAAACAGTTACAAAGAGTTATAAACAAAAATGAAAAATCAAAAAGGCACCTCACAACAAACCGTAAGTTCTTCTTTAGTAATAGGATGCGTAAAACTAATGCGTTCCGCATGTAAGTGGAGTCGGTTGACTTTAGTGCCGTAGAGATCGTCTCCAACAATAGGTATTTGTAAACCTTCGCTATGGGCTGCATGTACACGTAATTGATGGGTGCGCCCTGTAATAGGGTAAAAATAAATGCGGGTTTTTCCGTTTTCTATGCCAACAACTTCGTAGTGAGTGGTAGCTGGTTTACCATGAGTGTAGCACACCAGTTGCTGGGGGCGGTTATCTAAATCCACACGTAACGGCAAGCTTACTGTGCCTTCCATATTAAGTAATTCACCATCTAACACCGCGACATAACGTTTTTTTATACTACGTTCTATAAATTGCTTTTGCAACTGTTTATACACCCGTTTACTTTTGGCTACCAATAACAAACCCGAAGTAGACATATCTAACCTGTGCAATAACAAAGGTCCGGTAGCATTAGGTAAATATGCTTTCATCCTACTTAATACCGATTCGTGGATGTTTTTTCCAGGTACCGATAAAAATTCGTGAGGTTTGTTTACCAACAATAAATAGGCGTCTTCATAAACAATGTCTAAGACCTGATTAAAAACAATTTGGGTTTCAATGGGGTTAGCATCCACCAACAACCCTTGCATCATGTGCCCTAAAATGGGTTCGCACTTACTTCTACACGAAGGGTAAAACTGTTGGTGTTTCCGTACTTCCGATTTTGGTGAGGCACCCCACCAAAATTCCGCCATACAAATAGGTTTCAAATTGTTTTCATAAGCATATTGAAACAACTTGGGTGCTGCACATTCTCCAGAACCCGCTGGTGGCACAGGTGATGTAGTCTCTTTAAAAATTGCAAGTAAATCTTTCGTATCTCCCTCGGCATTTAAAAACTGATATTGCTCGTGAATACGTTGTTGTAACGATGCCGATAAAGTTGCACGCTTGGTTTTCAACTCTTGAATGGGCTGCGTTAAGCTATTCAAATGTAACTCGGCTTCTTGTATACGCTGTTCGCCATCTTTTTTTACATGCTTTAAACGTATTTGATACCCGATGCTTTGTTGGTTTAAAGTTTCAATAAATTCCGCATAAACTTCAGCAGCCATACTCAGTTTTGCAGCTTCACGTTGCTGGGTTCTAAGTTGCTTTTCCGATTTAATTTTGGCTTTAAGTGTGTTTAGTTCTTCCGCGAAAGCAATTTTACTATTTATAAGGTTTGTTTGAGCTGTTTTATACTCTGGATCTTGTTCCAAAATTTCAATCTCTGCATTAATAGCGTTTAGTTGCGTTTCACCCTTTTTATAAAAACCAGCTTCATTTAAAGTATTGTAAACCGTAGGTACAAAACCTTTTATATGATTGCTGTCTGCCAATTTTCCTGAAAATGCAGTTAAATATCCCAAAGTACCTTCAGCAGTTTTAACCACCATAACCCCAAACATTTTACCTATTACCAGTCCGTTTTGATTGGGTTTTAATCCGAAATTATGAATAAAATCGGTTTGGTTTTCTAAATACTCTTGCAATTGTTTTGCAGCCATTACACTCAAGGGATGTGGCTCGTAATAAAACGGAAATGTGAATTTTTCGGGTAAAGCAATGCCCAAAGTGTTTTCTAATGGATGAAAAAATGAATTGCCAAAATTACACATACTTACCAGATGGAATGTGTTGTAAATGTGTTGTTGGTAAATTATAACTATACATCCATGTTTTTACGGTTTCATTAGTTTCTAGATAGGCATCAATGAGGGTGCGTGTGTATTCGTTAGCGTGCTCACCTGTGTCTCCAATGCCTTCATAATCGTCTAAAACTTTAAAGGTTTTTTCTTTATTGAAGATTTTAAAAATATGCCCGTACACTTTATCGGAAGGTTTATCACTTAAAACAGCACCTGGGTACCACGAAATTTTATAAAGATTTCCATTAAAATAGCCTGCACCCACAAACTCAGAGTTTTGTTCTAAAAACTTAGACATGTAACTCTCAAAGTCTTTTAATAACGTGCCGTAAACGAACAAATACTCCGATTCCATTAATACAAAACCTTTAAATAAATGAACTTAAATCTAAACTATTAATACCACCGTGACTTTCATAAGCTTCCACTTCCCCATTTTTCACAACCAACAACTGTGGCGATTCGTGTAGAACTTTAAATTTAGTTGCTATTTCGTTTGAAATCTCGCGGTAATTCAACAAATCTAAATAATACAAATCCAGATGACTTTCGGTAAGATGGTAATCTGCTTCAAATTGTTTTAACACCATACGACTGATACCACATCGGGTTGAATGCTTAAAAATAACCTGTGTTTTGCTGTTAGATTTTGTTTCTATATCTTGTAATTGTTCCAATGTGGTTAATGGAATCCACGGTAAGGTTTTAATTTTTTTTTCTTCGGTTGAACCACTAAATAATTTATTAAATATACCCATGTAACTATGTTTCTTTATTCTGCGAAAGCAAAATGTTTGTTGTAATTTTATATTATATGTATGTAAGTCGCAATCATTTTCAAATCTTACAAACTGACTAAAAGTCACTCGAAACCAGCCTTTAACCGACATTTTGTCTTTAAAATCGTACTGGTAAGATTATTGACTTATACAAGTTGTAAAAGTAAAACAATAAAAAAGATTTACACTTTACATTAAAGAGAAAGAAAGTATTAATAAGATTTCCTTCTTCAAGGGAATTACAAAACTAATTACATATGAACTTAAATAATTATACCATAAAATCGCAAGAAGCCATACAGCAAGCACAACAAATTGCCCAAGGTTTTGGACATCAACAAATTGAAAACGAACACCTTTTTAAAGGGATTTTTGAAGTTGATGAAAACGTACTTCCATTCATTTTAAAAAAATTGAATGTAAACATTAACATCTTGGAACAGGCGCTAGATAAACAGTTAGAAAGTTTTTCTAAAGTAACTGGAAGCGAACTTATGTTGTCTCGTGAAGCTAATAAAACACTTAACGAAGCTGCTATAATCGCTAAAAAAATGAAAGATGATTATGTATCAGTAGAACATTTAATCATTGCTGTTTTTAAATCGAATAGTAAAATAGCACAAATGTTAAAAGATCAAGGTGTTACTGAAAAGGCGCTTACAGCCAGCATCAATGAATTACGCAAAGGTGAAAACGTAACTTCTCAAAGTCAAGAAGAAACCTATAATGCCTTAAATAAATATGCTAAAAATTTAAACCAACTTGCTAAAGATGGCAAACTAGACCCCGTTATTGGTCGTGACGAAGAAATTAGACGCATCCTTCAAATTTTATCACGTAGAACCAAAAACAACCCTATTTTAGTTGGGGAACCTGGTACTGGGAAAACAGCTATTGCTGAAGGTTTAGCACACAGAATTATTGATGGTGATATTCCTGAAAATTTAAAAGACAAACAAATTTTCGCTTTAGATATGGGCGCTTTAATTGCAGGTGCTAAATATAAAGGTGAATTTGAAGAGCGTTTAAAAGCCGTCATAAAAGAAGTAACAACCAGCGAAGGTGATATTGTACTGTTTATAGACGAAATACACACACTTGTTGGCGCTGGTGGCGGTCAAGGTGCCATGGATGCCGCAAACATTTTAAAACCCGCTTTAGCAAGAGGTGAATTGCGCGCTATTGGTGCAACGACTTTAGATGAGTATCAAAAATATTTTGAGAAAGACAAAGCACTAGAACGCCGTTTTCAAAAAGTCATGGTTGATGAACCAGATACCGAAAGTGCCATTTCTATACTTCGTGGTATTAAAGAAAAATATGAAACCCACCATAAAGTTCGTATTAAAGATGAGGCTATTATTGGTGCGGTAGAATTATCACAACGCTACATTACCAACAGGTTTTTACCAGATAAAGCCATTGACTTAATGGATGAAGCTGCTGCTAAATTACGCATGGAAATCAATTCTAAACCCGAAGAATTGGATGTTTTAGATAGAAAGGTAATGCAGTTAGAAATTGAAATCGAAGCTATTAAACGCGAAAAGGACGAAAGCAAACTTAAAGTACTACGCTCTGATTTAGCAAACATTAAGGAACAACGCAATGAATTAAATGCGAAGTGGAAAAGTGAAAAAGAGGTGGTTGAAAACATTCAAAACACCAAACAAAACATTGAAAACTTCAAATTAGAAGCAGAACGTGCTGAACGTGATGGCGATTACGGTAAAGTAGCCGAATTGCGTTATGGCAAAATAAAAGAAGCTCAAGAGCAATTAGAAATATTTCAAACGGAATTAGAAGCAAAATCTGAAAACTCTCTAATAAAAGAAGAAGTTACTTATGATGATATTGCCGAAGTAGTTGCCAAGTGGACTGGTATTCCTGTTACAAAAATGCTACAAAGCGAACGTGAAAAGTTATTAAAACTGGAAGACGAATTACACAAACGTGTGGTGGGTCAAGAAGAAGCTATTGAAGCAGTGAGTGATGCGGTTCGCAGAAGTCGAGCAGGGTTACAAAACCCTAAAAAACCTATAGGTACTTTCTTGTTTTTAGGAACTACAGGAGTAGGTAAAACCGAATTAGCCAAAGCATTAGCGGAATATTTGTTTGATGATGAAAGCGCCATGACTCGTATAGATATGAGCGAATACCAAGAACGTCATGCCGTAAGCAGATTGGTTGGAGCACCTCCAGGGTATGTTGGTTATGATGAAGGCGGACAATTAACAGAAGCGGTAAGACGTAAACCATATTCTGTGGTACTGTTGGATGAAATTGAAAAAGCACATCCAGACACTTTCAATATTCTTTTGCAAGTTTTAGATGAAGGTCATTTAACCGATAACAAAGGACGTATAGCCGATTTTAAAAACACCATTATCATCATGACCTCCAATATAGGAAGCCAGATTATACAAGAACGTTTTGAGGCTACTAAAGATATTGATTCTGCTATTGAAGCTGCTAAAGTAGACGTGTTAGCTCTTTTAAAACAAAGTGTGCGTCCGGAATTCTTAAACAGAATTGATGACACTATCATGTTTACACCTTTAAGCAAAGACAATATAACTGCCATTGTTAAATTACAACTTAAAGGCATCACAAAAATGATTGGACAACAAGGCATTACGTTTGATGCCACTCAAGAAGCGATAACTTATTTAGCCGATAAGGGATACAATCCGGAATATGGTGCGCGTCCTGTAAAACGTGTGATTCAAAAAGACGTATTAAATGCCTTGAGTAAAGAAATTTTAGCAGGCAAAGTAACAACTGATAGCATTATACTATTAGATGCTTTTGATGATAAATTAGTTTTTAGAAATCAAGATGAATTAATAAAAAACTGATTTACAAGATTTTAAAAAATCACTGATTTTTTAGTATCATATGTTGTTAGCTCGTTTTTATTACTAAATTAAATGGTGATTGTTTTAGGTACAATCACCATTTTTTTTACTTGAATAAACTCTAATTATTTGGAGGTAATTCAATAAATTTGAACATATTATTTTTATGTTAAAAAAGTTAATAACATAGTTAATAAAAAAATACACAAAGTCGATAATAGGTAAATTAATATGGCTAAATTAGCATAATTGTAGTCCCCAAGCCTACAGGATTTAGTAGTAACTCTGTTTACAAATAAATAAACCCTCAAAGCCTACTTATCACCATGGACATATCCGCATATATTGATTATTCATTATTAAAAGCCACATCTTCAGAACGAGATGTTATAAACCTGTGTCACGAAGCTAAACTAAATAATTTTTATGCGGTTTGTATCAACACGGCGTATGTAGCTTTAGCAAAGCAACTTTTAGAAAACACTCCTGTAAAAATAGCATCTGTAGTAGGTTTTCCTTTAGGGGCCACCTCTACACCTGCAAAGGTTTATGATGCTAATAAGGCTGTTGAAGATGGTGCTGATGAAATTGAAATGGTTATGAATTTAGGTTTTCTTAAAAGCAAAAATTTCGTGTCTGTTTTAAAAGATATTATCGATGTAAAAATGGCAATAAATAATACACCTTTAAAAGTGATTATTGAAATTTCTGAATTAAATAAAAATGAAATTATCAAAGCATGTAATATTTGCTTAGATGCGCATGTAGATATTATTAAAACTTCTACTGGATTTTCGAAAAATGGAGCCACATTAACAGCTACCAAAATTATTAAGAAAACCGTAAAAGACCAAGCTAAAATAATGGTTTCTGGAGGTATAGAAGACTTTGATACCGCAGTTAAATACCTAGAAGCAGGAGCCGACAGAATAGGTACTTCAACCAATATAAAATCTCCAAATGCCCCTCTTCAAGTTAGAAATGCAAAAATCTATAAAAAATATCTAGAAAATAACCAAAAAGAAACGGTAGAAATAAAACAAACTATTTATTAGCAATTCATTACTATAATTTGAAATTTATCAAGCCACCTGTAAACTTTTGAGCCAAAATATTGATAGCCGATTCTTTAAGTTGTAACACTCTCGGGTAACCACCTGTAGTTTGACAATCTCGCATTAAAATAATCAATTTACCCGACGGTGTTAATTGAACCGTACCAGGAAGTACAGCCGATGTAATAATAGGTTTTAAACTATTTTCTAAAGGTTCAGATAGTTGATAGGCCATACGGTTGTTGTCTTTCGAAATAGTAAACTCTTTTTTAAATAAAAACGCCTGCTCATTTTCAGACAAAAACTCAAATTCAGGACCTTTAAAAACATCTATTTCTTTAGTTGTAAAATATCTGTTATTTACTTTCACTGAAGCATTCTTAATACCTGTATATGAATTATTTTCGTTTATTAATAAGGTATCGTTTTTATAAAGTTTAAACTGATCGGTAACACCTAGATACATACTTCGACTCCCCATGACTTCTTCAGTTTTAAAACCACCAGAAACAGCCAAATAACACCTAAAGCCTTTGCTTAATTTCCCAAAAGACAGCACATCACCTACGTTTATTTTTATATTTTTATTATGTTTTATAGTATTGTTATTTATTCTAGGGGACATAGCAGCACCCGAAATACACACACAGGTTTGGCTGTTAAATTGAAGTTTAGCCCCCGTCATAGTCATTTCAATAACCGCATCATTTTCATTATTTCCTAAAATATGGTTTGCTAAAGCTGCCGAATACACATCCATTGCACCCGAATACGGGACACCATACTTCTGAAAACCAATGCGTCCCAAATCCTGAATACTTGAATACAAACCTGGAGCTAATACTTTAACCATGAAACACCTCGCTTTTTAATTGAAATACTCCCGCTTCTACCAAAACCTTAATGTTATGGTATTCTTTTAAAGAAATGGGTTCAAAAACAATACGGTCTTCTGCTTTCGCAAAACAAGGGGATTTTAATTTAGGATTGAAAAATGCAATAGGTGAATTACCAATAACATGCCAACCTCCGGGACTAGACATAGGGTACACACCTGTTTGATTACCACCAATAGCCACCGCACCTTTTTCTATTTGTAAACGTGGTGTTGTTTTTCGAGCCATATAAAGGGATTCATCTAAACCTCCCAAGTATAAAAAGCCTGGCAAAAAGCCAATAAAGTAAACCGTGTATATAGATTCAGAATGACGCTTAATAATCATGTCTTTTGAAAGCTTTTTTTCCACAGAAATAGTTTCTAAATCAATTCCAAAAACAGCATCATAACATACAGGAATTCTCCATAATACTGACACAGTGTCATTCTTAAAATTTAATGATTTGTATAAGTTTTTAAGCCTATCAGACTCATTTTTAAAACTTTCTAAAAACGAACTATAACTAATTAATAACGAGTTATATGCGTGCTTTAATTCAACAATAGTTTTAATGTTATTTTTTTCTATAGCTGTTTTAAATATCATTATATCTTTTAAAATTTCTTCTTCAATAACCGCTGGCCATTCTACTAAAATAGAACACGCACCAAAACGTTTATATACAAGATTGAAAGCCATAATTTATAATATTTTAACACCTCTCGCT
The genomic region above belongs to Mariniflexile litorale and contains:
- a CDS encoding HNH endonuclease produces the protein METRVQRIVRDTELSRSIKTLYNYKCQVCNIQIETSSGFYAEAAHIKPLGVPHNGPDSKNNLLCLCPNHHVMFDYGGFSILDDYTLIGLEGELSIHKEYLINKEFTKYHLDHFYDERNRGK
- a CDS encoding pseudouridine synthase, whose translation is MCNFGNSFFHPLENTLGIALPEKFTFPFYYEPHPLSVMAAKQLQEYLENQTDFIHNFGLKPNQNGLVIGKMFGVMVVKTAEGTLGYLTAFSGKLADSNHIKGFVPTVYNTLNEAGFYKKGETQLNAINAEIEILEQDPEYKTAQTNLINSKIAFAEELNTLKAKIKSEKQLRTQQREAAKLSMAAEVYAEFIETLNQQSIGYQIRLKHVKKDGEQRIQEAELHLNSLTQPIQELKTKRATLSASLQQRIHEQYQFLNAEGDTKDLLAIFKETTSPVPPAGSGECAAPKLFQYAYENNLKPICMAEFWWGASPKSEVRKHQQFYPSCRSKCEPILGHMMQGLLVDANPIETQIVFNQVLDIVYEDAYLLLVNKPHEFLSVPGKNIHESVLSRMKAYLPNATGPLLLHRLDMSTSGLLLVAKSKRVYKQLQKQFIERSIKKRYVAVLDGELLNMEGTVSLPLRVDLDNRPQQLVCYTHGKPATTHYEVVGIENGKTRIYFYPITGRTHQLRVHAAHSEGLQIPIVGDDLYGTKVNRLHLHAERISFTHPITKEELTVCCEVPF
- a CDS encoding gamma-glutamylcyclotransferase family protein translates to MESEYLFVYGTLLKDFESYMSKFLEQNSEFVGAGYFNGNLYKISWYPGAVLSDKPSDKVYGHIFKIFNKEKTFKVLDDYEGIGDTGEHANEYTRTLIDAYLETNETVKTWMYSYNLPTTHLQHIPSGKYV
- the ytxJ gene encoding bacillithiol system redox-active protein YtxJ, coding for MGIFNKLFSGSTEEKKIKTLPWIPLTTLEQLQDIETKSNSKTQVIFKHSTRCGISRMVLKQFEADYHLTESHLDLYYLDLLNYREISNEIATKFKVLHESPQLLVVKNGEVEAYESHGGINSLDLSSFI
- the clpB gene encoding ATP-dependent chaperone ClpB; its protein translation is MNLNNYTIKSQEAIQQAQQIAQGFGHQQIENEHLFKGIFEVDENVLPFILKKLNVNINILEQALDKQLESFSKVTGSELMLSREANKTLNEAAIIAKKMKDDYVSVEHLIIAVFKSNSKIAQMLKDQGVTEKALTASINELRKGENVTSQSQEETYNALNKYAKNLNQLAKDGKLDPVIGRDEEIRRILQILSRRTKNNPILVGEPGTGKTAIAEGLAHRIIDGDIPENLKDKQIFALDMGALIAGAKYKGEFEERLKAVIKEVTTSEGDIVLFIDEIHTLVGAGGGQGAMDAANILKPALARGELRAIGATTLDEYQKYFEKDKALERRFQKVMVDEPDTESAISILRGIKEKYETHHKVRIKDEAIIGAVELSQRYITNRFLPDKAIDLMDEAAAKLRMEINSKPEELDVLDRKVMQLEIEIEAIKREKDESKLKVLRSDLANIKEQRNELNAKWKSEKEVVENIQNTKQNIENFKLEAERAERDGDYGKVAELRYGKIKEAQEQLEIFQTELEAKSENSLIKEEVTYDDIAEVVAKWTGIPVTKMLQSEREKLLKLEDELHKRVVGQEEAIEAVSDAVRRSRAGLQNPKKPIGTFLFLGTTGVGKTELAKALAEYLFDDESAMTRIDMSEYQERHAVSRLVGAPPGYVGYDEGGQLTEAVRRKPYSVVLLDEIEKAHPDTFNILLQVLDEGHLTDNKGRIADFKNTIIIMTSNIGSQIIQERFEATKDIDSAIEAAKVDVLALLKQSVRPEFLNRIDDTIMFTPLSKDNITAIVKLQLKGITKMIGQQGITFDATQEAITYLADKGYNPEYGARPVKRVIQKDVLNALSKEILAGKVTTDSIILLDAFDDKLVFRNQDELIKN
- the deoC gene encoding deoxyribose-phosphate aldolase → MDISAYIDYSLLKATSSERDVINLCHEAKLNNFYAVCINTAYVALAKQLLENTPVKIASVVGFPLGATSTPAKVYDANKAVEDGADEIEMVMNLGFLKSKNFVSVLKDIIDVKMAINNTPLKVIIEISELNKNEIIKACNICLDAHVDIIKTSTGFSKNGATLTATKIIKKTVKDQAKIMVSGGIEDFDTAVKYLEAGADRIGTSTNIKSPNAPLQVRNAKIYKKYLENNQKETVEIKQTIY
- a CDS encoding biotin-dependent carboxyltransferase family protein, with the translated sequence MVKVLAPGLYSSIQDLGRIGFQKYGVPYSGAMDVYSAALANHILGNNENDAVIEMTMTGAKLQFNSQTCVCISGAAMSPRINNNTIKHNKNIKINVGDVLSFGKLSKGFRCYLAVSGGFKTEEVMGSRSMYLGVTDQFKLYKNDTLLINENNSYTGIKNASVKVNNRYFTTKEIDVFKGPEFEFLSENEQAFLFKKEFTISKDNNRMAYQLSEPLENSLKPIITSAVLPGTVQLTPSGKLIILMRDCQTTGGYPRVLQLKESAINILAQKFTGGLINFKL
- the pxpB gene encoding 5-oxoprolinase subunit PxpB, yielding MAFNLVYKRFGACSILVEWPAVIEEEILKDIMIFKTAIEKNNIKTIVELKHAYNSLLISYSSFLESFKNESDRLKNLYKSLNFKNDTVSVLWRIPVCYDAVFGIDLETISVEKKLSKDMIIKRHSESIYTVYFIGFLPGFLYLGGLDESLYMARKTTPRLQIEKGAVAIGGNQTGVYPMSSPGGWHVIGNSPIAFFNPKLKSPCFAKAEDRIVFEPISLKEYHNIKVLVEAGVFQLKSEVFHG